TCTTCTCCTTTTGGTTATTCCAACATCCATCTCACTACACTAGTGGGTGTGGATCTTTAGAGGTCTTCTATACTTGAAGGCTTAAGAAGAACCAAGGAGCTTTAAATCTTTAAGgtggaggaagcaaggagggaggctaaCCTCAAGAAGTTCAAAGAACAAAGAGCTTGGAGGTGGTCCATCATTGGCCAAAaatctagatcaagaggtataaaactcaACCTTCACTTTGTTCTTCAATATTTTGTTTGATGCATCATATATGAACCTATGCTTCTTaaaggggatttgcatgactatagctttgataatATGTGATAATATGCTTCTGTTGCTTGTGTATATAAATTtagaattgtatatgcatgctagtcactagaaatcccaTAGAAATCTCAAATTTCCCTTCAAAAAGGAGCACTTTTGCTATGTAAATGAGTTTAGCATGCTGGAAGTAGAAGCTGCTTATGCAGATTAGCCAACTTTACGGATTAAACTGTAATTCCTCATAATGAACCAGCCATTGAGGCTTGTACCATTTGAAAGATATGGAAATCAGCTTTCAGAGGAATTTTACAGTTTGTGAGTCCAAGTTTCCTAGAAGATGTTATAGTGATTCTTGTACCAGACGTCTGCCAGCAATGCTTACACGGGATTTGCAAAGAGACTTCAAATTTACAAACTTTAATAAAAGGAAACTtgcaaagaaaaaggagagcTATTAGAAGAGTTCAAGACTATCCTAAAAGGTTCATAGTTAATATATTTACTAGTTTGGTGTGCCACATCATCAAAATATCAATCCAAGTAAGAAGAGAATTAAAGAGTCCTATATAATAAGGATTTTAGCATTTAttcaagagaaaaagaaggaagagaaaaaaagggatATTTTGGAGACCAAGTTTGGGGAACGGGATTTTTGGAATCCAAGGAGCAAAGGAGAGAGGTCGCAGCCGCCAACCATCTTTCTTATCCATCTTCATCTTTCGGAAGTTTTTCATGTTTATAAGATTTTAATTATGTCTTCATATTCTATGAGTAACTAAATCCTTTTTCTAGGGCTAGGATGATGCCCTAGCATGAATGTTTATGGTTTTCAATGACTATTTGATGGATATTTAGTTTTACGAGATGAATTCTTATTCACTACAAGAATTGAATGCTTTGTGTTGAAGTTCTTTGACTTGTCACCTTAGGGCTTTACATATAGTAATTTGAAGACGGATTTGAGGCGTAACTGCAATATAATTCGAACTAGCTTCTTGTGAATAAGGGTTGTGAATTACAAGATTGATGGTTTGCATGATTCTCCAGTTCTCTTGTACATAATGAGTTCTACATGTTAAATTTATGCCCTAACTAGATAGACTGCATGTTAGGATATACAATCTCTGCCTTAACCGGAGAGAATCATATACTTAAGGAGAGCTATGGTCTATAGTGGCTTAATTAGACTTAGATACGGGGATTGTCATCTAAGAGACGAAATATTCCATTGAATGCATTGAACCTGAATTGGATTGCTTGTGGTTGATTCCAAATCCCTAGATTTTCATTACTTGCCTTAAAACTCAatgttttcttctcttttatcttagttttaattttaggtCCTATTTTTGTTCGCTTATAAAATCATCACAACAAACTCTTCACATCTTTGATTGAATTATAAATTAAGATCAAGTCTAGTTTGTTGTTTGGGTTTATATGTTCgtgtttgtgtgtttttaatgTCATTATATTCGGTTCAGTTTATCAAATTGGAGGTTGAATTAGAATCCTCATGGGAACGATACTTGGACTTGCCAAATGCTATATTATGACTATCTTATGCACTTGCAAGTTTACACCACTTAGCATTGATTTGAATCGATAAGCTTAGCATTGATTTGCATCGATAAGTTTGGAATCGATTTGCATCGATAAGCATAACATTGATTTGCATCGATAGGCTTGGCATAGCATTGATTTGCATTGATAGGCTTAGCATTGATTTGCCTCGATAGGCTTGGAATTGATTTGCATTGATAGGCTTGGAATCGATTTGCATTGATAGGCTTTGGCGTATTGCATAAGTATAGCTTTTGGAAAAGCTTTGGTTGCTTGACTCAATGGTTTTGCATGGTGTGTGTTGGCTTGGCATATTGCATAAGCATTAAACCATTGAGTAGCTTGCTTTGCATTCATAGGCTTTAGCATATTGCATAAGTATAGCTTTTGAAAAGGCTTAAGTTTCTTGACTCAATAGTTTTGCATGGCATGTTGACTTGGCATGTTGCATAAGCATTGAACCATTGAGCAGCTTGCTTTGCATTGATAGACTTTGGCAAGTTGCATGAGTATAGTTTTTGAAAAAGCTTAAGTTGCTTGACTCAATGGTTTTGCATGGCGTGTTAGCTTGGCATGTTGCATAAGCATTGAACCATTGAGTAGCTTGCATGGCATTGATAGGCTCGGCGTGGGCTTTTATTATAGCCTTGGCATGACTACTGTTATAGCTTGTTTAGAAGAAATCCTTCTAGTTACCTTTGCCAATGTAAAGAAACGAATAGACCAAAGATTTTGACAAAATGCTCCttcatttcattaaaatttgggGTACATCAATCATTGCATGGCTTTACAAGGCCTCATAGAGTAAGCAAAATGATCATTGCATAGAAGGAGTTTGTCCTTCTAAAATAAGCATAAGCATTTTAGCAGTAATACGGCTTTAGCCACTTTAAATTGACAGGCTCCATTAGCGTACCTTCCTTGACTGAGGTCAAGTAGTAGTAGCCACTCTGATATGCTTCCTTGATCACAAAAGGTCATTCCTAGTGTGGGGCGAACTTCGAAGGTCCGGAGATCTGCCTCCTTATGTGCTTGCTTGTCTTGAGGACAAGATTTTCTTCCTTAAAGTTGCGTGGCTTGACTGTGCGGTTGTAGACTTTGGTAACTTGTTGGTGGTATAGGGCTACTTTCCCAGCTACTTTTGCCTCTTTTCCTCGAGTAACTTAAGGTTTTTCCACCTCCAGCTTGCTTATGCTATAGCATCCCATTCCACATCGTTGAATGTTGAAACTCTTGCTGTAGGCATCATCATTTCCACAGGGGAAATAGCTTCGGATCCATACACCAAGGAATAGGGAGAGAAACCCATAttattccttggggatgtgtGATAGGCCCATAAGATATCTAGAAGATAAGTGCTCGAGCCCCAACGTAATCATGTACCATCTTGCTTAGGATTCTTAGCAGTGTCTTGTTTGTGGCTTCAGCTTGACCATTTCCCTAGGGAAAATTTGGCATGGAGCGACAGTGCTTGATCCCGTAAGCATTAAGTGTGGCACTTACTTGTTTGTTCACAAAAGGTGTGCCATTGTCTCTTACTATTTTGTAAGGTATACTGAATCAGAAAACGATGCATTCCCTGATGAAATTGGATACTGCTGCACCTATTGCTTTCTTGAGAGGGATTGCCTCTACCCATTTTGTGAAGGACTTAGTGGCTACTAGGATCCATATGTGGCCTTTGGAAGATGGATTGATTGTTCCTATCAAATCAAGCCCCGAAGTATGGAATGGTCATGAGGTGCCCATGTCATGCAGTAGCGTTGGAGGCCTGTGGATTAAATTTCCATGAACTTGGCATGCATGGCATCGCTTGACCATGTTGTGCGTGTCTTCCCTCATGCTTAGCTAATAATATCCTAGGCTCAGTAGCTGCTTGTGTAGTTTCTTTCTTCCTTGGTGCTCACCGCATTCTCCAACATGTACCTCTTGCATAACTTGTGACGACTTGGATAGCCCAAGGAACCTCAATAGTTCCTCATTGAATCCCTTCCAGTATAAAGTTGCCTCACCCACGAAGTACCTTTTGGCTATCCCTTTCAACTTACGTGTGTCCCTAATATTGCTTGGCAGTATTCCATCAATAAAAAAGGTTAGGTATGGAGACCACTAATCATCAACAATGGAATTTGCAAGTGCTTCTTATGGGGAAAGCATTCTACTGCATTTTGGACAGTCGGCTTAGATGCATATGGCTTGTTGCTTCATCTCTGGCTAGTAGTACGCTTTTCTTTGTAGTAGGCAGTAAAGACTCACAACTTGGTCGACTTCGCATATGGTCTCATGGATCTCGTGCAACCGCATTTGTGCTTCTTTTGGTCTAAGGCATCGGGTTAACACTCATCCGGGTGGACGCTTGTAGAGTGTCCCAGTAACATTGATTTACTCCTTAAGACATTTGATGCTGAGCTTTCTACTTGGCTTGAAAAGTTCTCTTCTGACAATTTCCCTCCAGTCATCATCTTTTGGAGCTTCCTTCAGGAAGGGTACATCAATGGATGGGGCCTCCCTTCTGATTACAGCAATGCTAGGTTATTCTTCGACAAAGGTAAGCTTGGAGCCAAGTGTGGCTAGGGCATCTACATATCTGTTGGTTATGTTGGGAATGTGCTCCAACACCACCTTGCTTGAAACTTGCCATGAGTTTCTCTGCCATAGTGTTGTATGGTGCCAAAGTTATTTCCTTCAACGCAAAGTTTCCTTGGACCTCGCTCAAGACCAAATTTGAATCCCTTACGACTCGTATTTTCCTTGCACCCATTTCCCTGGCTGTGGAAAGGCCCTTAATGAAAGCTTCGTACTCGACTACGTTGTTTGTGCATGGAAAGATTAGCTTGAAGGATAGGGCAGTAGCTTGGCCCTCTGGATTAACAGGTACAACACCAGCTCCTCTTCCTATGGTTGTAGAATAACCATCAAATTGCATAACCCATGGCTCCTCTTCCACAGCTGCGGCAGCTATCTCTGGTAGTGCACCAAGGACTTCCTTGGAGATGGTGGCCTCTTCTTCTTTAGGGAATAATGCTAGCATGTCTATCACAGCTTGGCCTTTGATAGCCTTAGGCGTCACACATAtaatatcaaattcaaaaaGTTGGAGCAACCAATGAGCCTAACAGTCAGATAGTATAAGTCTAGTGAGTAAGTATCTTACCAGATCAGACTTTACCATAAGGTGCAGCTTGTGGGCTACGAAATAGTGGTCGTAGCCACTGTGATGTGTAGACAAGAGCTAGGCAGAGGCGTTATGTCTTCTCATAGTGGGTTTCAGCACCTCTTAGCTATCGGTTGACATAGTAAATTAGTGCTTCTTCCCAAGTTGGATTGTCCTGGGCAAGCAGGGCTCCTACACCAGTGCTTGTTACAGCTAGGTAGAGCTTGAACGGAATGCTAGGACTGGTGCCTTCATGGTAGGAAGGTTGATGACTAATTGCTGGACCCATTGATAGGGTTCACCACATTCTTTGGTATATACGAATTCCTTCCCTTTCCTGAGCAGTGGGGCAAAGGCTCTTGTTACTGCTGCTAATCCTAGGATGAAGTGTTGAATGTATGACAGCTTCCCCATCAAGCTTTTCAGCTCATTTGCATTTGTCAGGGGCATAAGAGCTCCAATTGTGCCCACCTTGTTTGTATCTACATCGATGTTGCACTGATGCACTAGGAAGCCTAAGAACTTGCCTGAGGAAACACCAAAAACGCATTTCTTGGGGTTCATCTTCAACCCTTATGCTCGACATCTTCCCAGCACTTTCCTTAGCACTTCCCAGTGCCCTTCCCTGGTCTTAGATTTCATGACAAGATCGTACTCACAGTCTTTCACTTCATTCCTCATCATGTCGTGAAAGACTGCCATCATTGCTTGTTGATAGGTGGCACCTGCGTTTTTTAGTCCAAATGGTATGACCGTATAATAAAAGTTTCCAAATGGCGTGCGGAAAGCCGTCTTCTCAACATCTTTGGCAGACAACTTGATTTGGTTGTATTCACTgaagccatccatgaatgacaTCAGGCCTTGCCTTGAGGTTGAATCGATCATGATGTCCATGTTGGGCAGTGGAAACTCGTCATTTTGGCATGTTGCATTGAGATCTAGGTAATCAATGCAAACACTAATAGAAATCATTTTTTGCATAGAGGGATCATCACTTAGGTTTACCTCCTCAAGCTTTTCCACCACTGCAGTGGATCCATCCCGCATGCATTTTGGCGCAGGCATGATTTTCTGTAGGGATTCATCCTCACCAACAGGTGCAGGTATGTCTTCAGCTTTCTTGGGAACTTCATTTGCTTGGTGTTCAATGCCTCCATACTCTCTCCATACTCGGGGCTTTCCCACTCAATGTGGTTAGGCCCCCCAACCCGTCATAAGCGGTAGACGACGCGGCCATCAGGAAACACGACCTTGGAGCATTGAGGTGAACTATAGGCCAATACATTGGTCTCAGGTTGAATGCGTTTTCCCTTTTCCACAGTGGCTAGGAATTCTTGGTCACTGAGATCTCGAACTTCTTCCCAATGGGGTAAAGGTATCTCTAAGACCTGTGATATCCCACGTCCATCACTTAAGAAATCATTATAGAATTCGGCATCGGAATAGTGGACCTCGTCAAAGTTGAATGACATCCGGTTTCCTAGGATGCGAATAGGCCTTAGCCCAATCCTTCCCTTGACGCACTGGTGGTAGGTGGAGGCTACAAGTCTGTGCTTGTTTATCCATGGCTTTTTTAGCAGAGTGTGGTAAGCCACATTGATGTCCATCACAAAAAACTTAGTAAAAGACCTGACAAGGCCAATCCTCAAGTCAATCTCGATATATCCCATAGTTTCTTCACTGATATTCCCAAACCCATTGATAGAGATTTGAGACCTTACCACCTTTGTCATTGGGACGCCTGCTATAGTAAGTACTGCCAAAGGCAGAATGTTAACGGAGGAACTAGTGTCAACCAAGCCTAATGAAGATGTCATTGATCTGTCCTTCCAGGTACAGTGGCCTTCGATGTTCAAGGAAAGCCATTTCCATGTCTTCGTCAATGAAGATGATGGCGTTATTCTCGAGGAAAGCCTTTTGCAGTTGGGCGTCGTAGCATTGAGGGCCATAGTCCTCAGAAACATGCATGAGAGCTTCAACAGTAGTAATCCTTGCTTTTGGGTCATATTCAAACTGGTTGAAGAGGGATTTGAACTTCGGGTTTTCTTGGAGGACATGCGCTGTAGTGTGCCCCTGCCTTGGGGAAAAGTAAAGCTTAGATGTGTCAGCTTCCATGTCAGGAAGGCTGTACAGAGTCACAGCCATCATTTTCTGGTGGAACAGCTACTCTTCTGCAGCTTCCTCATTGTATTCTTCTGGCATATCGATGGTGAAGACGTCATCACTTAGGCTTGGGGTAAaatccatgagatttgcatcCTCATCTCCCTATCCTTCAACTTGAGACCATGGTGTATCATAGCTCTGCAGCTTGGAGTATTTGCACTAGTAAGCCTTCTCAATGTTCCCAGAAGGTTCCCAAATGGCTTCCACTGGCTTGGGATCGTGGATCCATGGATGGTTCTAGAGCATGTGATGATACAAAAGGTATGGGCTGGTTCTCTCTCAATGATGCATGCATGGAATACAAAAGGTATGGGCTTGGATCTTTGGGCTCCCAAGCAGCCCAAAGTCTTCCATGACCTCGATTCCACGTAGGCCCGATGACCTTCCGTAACTATCCACACCACAATCCACTTGGCAAGCCCCGATTATGTGACTTAGGCTTAGCATGAtttgtggctaaggaagcatgGCGTGATGAATAGGCATGAGCATGGTGTGAACATCTGACTTAATCACCACGGCATGGCATGCTTGTAAATATATTCTTCGTCGATCTCGTGCCTTGGCATGTGCTTGGGCTTGAATGTAGGCTTTGCATGACAATTGGGTCTTGAGACTTGATTGGATTGGTGTGTGACATTTTTGAGCCCCAACATTGTTCAAATTTCGTGCCATTTCATGCTACCATGTAGATATAGGTAACTTACTTGAGCTATAAGCCCTTTGCAAGCTATTCTACTCATTCTAATGTTCACATCCTACAGATTTGTCTTCGGTTTGCTACCTGCAGCAATACACCTTGTCCCAGAACGCATTATCATAAACGCCTCATGTGCTGAAGTATGAGCTTGATTCTAATGTCTGTTCAAAATGCATTGGTGCATATGTATCCTATTTGTGGCCTGATTGATATGGCACGTGTAGTTTTTGATATGATTCACCAGAAGGATTTGCAACTTGGAATGTAATGATTTATGGGTACAATCGAATAAAGAACATCCCCCCACATTTCATTGCTTCAACGTGGGATGTAaccaaccaagcataaacaaggTGGTTTTTTGACGTGGATTTTAGAAATAGTCAgttttcagtttaagaaataattagtgttcaatttaggaaataaatagtatcaataTTCAGtctaagaaatagtgataataccCATGTTTAGTCTAAGAAATAGACAGTgttcagttttagaaatagttggtGTTCAGTTTAGAAAAAAGTGATAGTATTCATATTCAATTctagaaatagtcagtgttctatttaagaaatagtgatagtactagtgttcagtttaaaaaatagttAATGTTCAGTATAAGAAATAGGGGAAATTTGGAAAAGTAACCATATTTTAGACTTTATATAGAATTATAGCCACCATTTTAGTTTTATGATAATTCTAACCAAAACTTAATgtaaaagtactaatataccCTTAATGACAAAAAATTCCCCATTACTCTTAACCATGAAAAAACAACGATTAGTTGAGATCTTGAATACTACCCAGTACCCCTAATCCCGAACCTCTCCATTtcctacactttttttttttaattttttatctatatatatatatatatatatatatatatttatgtatgtatatgtatatagataTAGAGTAGATATAGATATTCAAATGTAATCAGAGAACGTGAAAATTGAAGATAACCCAATAAACTAAACATAAAATGAATCAGGAACTGAATCATTAAAGTTGTTGATTTGTCGAAGGATTCATAATATATTCACCTGCATTGGAACATGAAAATCATTAAAGTTTTGACTAAAACCATGATATGAAATATCAAAAAGTTGATTTAGGAATTGGAAGCTACAATTGACCAACCATTCCATTGTTTCTTGGACAATTTGAAAAGGTTGATGTGTCCTGCTGCCTTTTTTTTGTTAGAACATCCCTGCTACTTAATTATGCAAAATCGGCAAAGAGTGCTCTTTTGGTTTAAGGTGAGAAGCCAAAAGGTTGCAAGAGAGTTTAAAggaggttttgtttttgttatgagAAACCCTAATATTAAGggtatattagtacttttacatcaaattttggttagAATTATCATAAAACTAAAATGGTGGCTATAATTCGATATAGGGTTTAAAATATGGTTACTTttcaaaattcccaaaaatagtgttgtcacatcccggcccggggtggatcacttcccgggcccgctccaccaccgtagcacgatattgtccgctttgggcccactacgccctcacggttttgtttttgggaactcacgagcaacttcccaatgggtcacccatcatgggattgctctagcccccttgtcgcttaacttcggagttcctacggaacccgaagccagtgagctcccaaaaggcctcgtgctaggtaaggattggaatatacatttaaggatcactaccctgggcaatgtgggatgtcacaatccaccccccttaggggcccgacgtcctcgtcggcacaccacggccagggttaggctctgataccaaattgtcacatcccggcccggggtggatcacttcccgggcccgctccaccaccgtagcacgatattgtccgctttgggcccactacgccctcacggttttgtttttgggaacttacgagcaacttcccagtgggtcatccatcatgggattgctctagccccctagtcgcttaacttcggagttcctacggaacccgaagccagtgagctcccaaaaggcctcgtgctaggtaaggattggaatatacatttaaggatcactaccctaggcgatgtgggatgtcacagtgtTGTGATGAGACCCACGCATCagtagttgtttttttttctttatttttattatattaaatttttggtattttcattaaagtttaagtcatttttattaaagttaaagtttttttggttaaagttttaagtttattttattaaataaagttattatataattttttattaccaaaaattaagaattttttttttttaattaaggcCCCCGTGTTGTACTGACTATACACACATGCAATAATTAAGGCCCCCGTGTTATCTCACGGGTTAAGTGGATAAAGGAGATATTGGGAACCTGGCAATTTCTAGCCACTATTATTATTTCCAATAGAAAAAATAACAAGATTTTCTAGTATGCTCCAAAAtttttagccattagatttATAAAAgacataattataaaaaaatctaACGACTAAAAACACAGAAGTATAAGGTACCTTGGAGTACAATAGAATATTGGTAAATTACCACCAATACCAATTGCGGTTGAGCCTTACATTGGGAAGTCTCTGGAGCTTTGGCAAACCTTGAACCAAAGCTTAAGCTGTATGTCTTGGGAAGTCTCAGAATTAGATGCCTGAACATAATGCAAAAACAACCAAGTCTACACCATTTTAACACTGTCGCCAACACTAGCTAGTTGGATTCGAATCCATTCACGGGCACCAAAAACCACCCCTTGAAAGAGGTTTCTTTTTTTCTATTCATCTACCCAACACAACAACATTATTTCGATACTGTCTTCCAATTTACATGCCAGGATTCAGATTACAAGGAAAGACTGATCTACAAATACCTATTTGGCTATTTCTTCAAGACTTCCCCCCCGAAACCTCTCCCAACTTATATTACCTCACATCGGGAGGGTATGGGGAAGTGAAGATTTCACTATACACTTCTTTACAATACAATCAATTTACATCTTACAATATCAGCATGCACAGTTAAAAACTGAATTCCCAAAGCATTTTGCCTTGGTTGCAATCTTTCTCACACCTGTTTCGTTGTGAGAGGATTGTGAGCTGACAGACGATAAATGTATTCTGTCCATTATGTTGATCTGAGGAGCCTCGAGAACTGCCTTGGGCAGATTCAAGGCGAATTGCATCCCCCAAATCGATAGTGGCCTCATATATATTAGAGATCTGAAGTGCCCATCCATCGTCCATCCTTCAGGCGTCTGGAACCAGTATCTAAAGGTAGTTTAACAGAAAATTAACTTTGTTAACGCCAAAATATGACAACAAAAAATGACCATTAAAAATATGACAAAATTTGAGATATTATTTCTCCGCCACGAAAGTCCAGGGAGACGTGATGCTGAATAACTAAACAGCAGAGCAACTTATGCTTTCGACGGGTCCTTTCCAGACATCTTATGTTTTCAGGAAGAAAAAATGATAACTAAACAGCAGAGCATTACTATAGTTTGGCTGGATAACTTAATTTGCCAGAGgaaaaaacaacttaaaaactaGAAACTACGAGATTTTCAATGATCACCATTTTTTAAGAGCAATCTAATATAGTTCTACTGTTAGTTTCTTCTCTGTATAGTTGTTATTCTCAAATGTAATTGTTAGTATTACTAAGGGTATATGTGTAAAGTGCTAGTTCTGTTAACACTACAAATACCAAGTGTAGAACTAATTATTGTTTAATGAGAAATACATGTATTTTCAGTCAAAGAGTTCTTCCTGTCTAAAGCTTTCTCTGTAAGATTCTATAATTTTCACATCTAGCACATGACATGAACAAGAGTAAAATCACATGAACAATTGATTACTCTAAATAATGGAGGTATATGTCTACTTACCCAAAGCCCTCTTCAGACCAGCCAGCAATAAAAATACCTTCAGCAGTAGTGAAtgcctctttctcctttccagCAAGAATCATCGTAGCAGCCACCCCATATGTGACACCAGTCCATATTTCACGTGACTGCATGCAAGACTCATCCACCTTCCCACTGGGATGCATTCCGTTTACAGCACCCATTCTGCCTCCTTTAACTTTCATGACATTGAAATCATAGATTTTCTGCAGAGAGCTTTCGattttaaaatcatcaaaaagtGAGGGTAAACCAGAGGATGCGGTATACCACTGCCCAGCCAGTTGATCTGCTTGTATGGACTTACTGTTACTACTGGACCCACTATCGTAACTAAAATAAGAGCCGTTCCACAATTTTTCCTCAAAAGATGGTTTTGCctttaaaaatttggttttgcaCCATTCAGCAAAGGCCTTGTCGCCTAGTTGAAAGGCCATTGCTGCTGCAGCTTGAAGTGCAGCAAGCCACAAGCACCCACAATAAGCACTTACTCCATGAACTGTCCAAGCATCGTAGGTCTGATCAGGGAAACCATCGTTCTCAATGAGTCCATCATTGTCCCGGTCGAATTGTTCCATGTACTCCATTGCAGCACGAACAGCAGGCCAAACATCAACTCCAAATGACATATCCCCCGATGCAGAAAAATCTCTATACACTTGAAGTACAAACTTCGGGTTCAAATCCTTCCACTTACTAGTATCATGAATATTATATGCATTCATTTCGTTCCAAGGATCGTGTGTTCCCAGGTCATGAGGGACAGCTCCTCTAACCTTACGAATTCCCCAGTTACCCTCAGCCAGAAACTTTACTTTTCTTCCATCTTCTGATAAGACAGCTTTTGCAAAGTCCCTTTGAATATTAAGTTCAATTTTGGGAAACAGCTCAAGAAGGGCAAATGATGCATAGAAGTGTACGTCGTATGTGTTCCACATGATATATTCCACTCCTTCCAGATAAAGGAACCTCCCAACCTCTTCATTGGCATTTTGTGGGTCCAACTTTACACTCCTTTGGCAACCAGTTGCAGTGTGCTCAACAACTGCGCTGTGATTGCTCTTCACTTCAGAT
This Pyrus communis chromosome 6, drPyrComm1.1, whole genome shotgun sequence DNA region includes the following protein-coding sequences:
- the LOC137735969 gene encoding uncharacterized protein; amino-acid sequence: MLALFPKEEEATISKEVLGALPEIAAAAVEEEPWVMQFDGYSTTIGRGAGVVPVNPEGQATALSFKLIFPCTNNVVEYEAFIKGLSTAREMGARKIRVVRDSNLVLSEVQGNFALKEITLAPYNTMAEKLMASFKQGGVGAHSQHNQQICRCPSHTWLQAYLCRRIT